The following coding sequences are from one Desulfosporosinus orientis DSM 765 window:
- a CDS encoding glycosyltransferase family 39 protein — MYSRKYSRLVIPLCLFLIALAVEFIYINSYSVKFFISPDGLTYSNIAENFLHGKGLINTANFAEGADHIVEELPLTREYVVGPIYPLLLALVYGMFGFKNYEMVVVFQALLSAGSAVIAYKTGELLLGKKYAWIPFGLTLGYPLFASWGMYVLTETTYVFTILLFLYFLALYSKQVKRSQLRTIVLLGAAIGVSNLVRPLLLLFFPVLGIWIFWLKSWHLKTALRDFSLIVIVTILVMSPWWIRNGIKYHHFIPVSNYGSCEFYLGNNPLTITDKYFTFDQSSFDPEVKASIDKQPVLEQEKEYKQLAVTYIVKHPVQFLGRTLAKEINLFWRPVALPEAQGYKMIGYQLDKWYLCLGLAGALLSIFYLKKYSFLLLFTLYYSFVVSMITVVSGARYRLPVMPAIIFFISIAAVIVLRGISKLGSLLGKKMTFRRL, encoded by the coding sequence ATGTATTCGAGGAAATATAGCAGGCTGGTAATTCCCTTATGTTTATTTTTAATCGCCTTAGCTGTTGAATTCATTTATATTAATTCATATAGCGTCAAGTTCTTTATTTCGCCGGATGGATTGACCTATTCCAACATCGCTGAAAACTTTTTACATGGAAAAGGATTGATTAATACAGCCAATTTTGCTGAAGGGGCTGATCATATCGTTGAAGAATTGCCTCTAACCCGGGAGTATGTGGTTGGGCCAATCTATCCTTTGCTCTTGGCTCTGGTCTATGGTATGTTTGGCTTTAAAAATTATGAGATGGTTGTTGTATTCCAGGCCCTGCTTAGTGCGGGCAGTGCAGTTATTGCCTATAAAACCGGGGAACTCCTTTTGGGCAAAAAATATGCATGGATTCCCTTTGGCCTCACTCTGGGATATCCTTTATTTGCTTCTTGGGGAATGTACGTTCTCACAGAAACTACCTACGTTTTTACGATTTTACTTTTCCTGTATTTCTTAGCGCTCTATTCAAAACAGGTTAAACGCTCACAGCTGAGAACTATAGTGCTTTTAGGGGCAGCCATTGGAGTTTCCAATCTGGTCCGCCCGCTGCTTTTACTGTTTTTTCCGGTCTTGGGGATTTGGATTTTTTGGCTGAAGAGCTGGCATTTAAAAACTGCCCTCCGGGACTTCAGCCTCATCGTGATAGTGACGATTTTGGTTATGAGCCCTTGGTGGATACGTAATGGGATCAAATATCATCATTTTATTCCGGTTTCAAATTACGGTTCCTGTGAATTTTACTTAGGAAACAATCCCTTAACTATCACGGATAAATACTTTACTTTTGATCAATCAAGCTTTGATCCGGAAGTGAAAGCAAGTATCGATAAACAACCGGTTTTAGAACAGGAAAAGGAATATAAGCAACTGGCAGTAACTTATATTGTTAAGCATCCTGTGCAGTTTCTGGGGCGTACGCTGGCTAAAGAGATTAATTTATTCTGGCGTCCGGTAGCCCTTCCGGAAGCGCAAGGCTATAAGATGATTGGTTATCAGCTGGATAAGTGGTACCTCTGCCTGGGACTGGCCGGGGCATTGCTTAGTATTTTCTATTTAAAGAAATACAGCTTTTTGCTGCTGTTTACTCTTTATTATAGTTTTGTTGTGAGTATGATTACGGTGGTTTCCGGAGCTCGTTATCGATTGCCGGTGATGCCCGCAATAATTTTCTTTATATCGATAGCGGCGGTGATAGTCCTTAGAGGAATATCAAAACTCGGAAGTCTTCTAGGCAAAAAGATGACTTTTCGTAGGCTTTGA
- a CDS encoding YcdB/YcdC domain-containing protein yields the protein MKKTWRSFLAMFVVAVLLVPAVSPLALAGETNMIAVGGLAKPQINLEKAIQIVKANFEVPSDYTDFTSSYNTYDDRQVWALRWSGTAEQPGEFAAEVNAVNGDIVSMNYWNNEDQSTNSSLIPAITKEGAQEISDKLLSRLLGKRAEELKFVPNDQEILPLGYGPFNYSLQYQRLINGVPFLSNGANVQVSSADGHITSYNLTWNEVTAPDANGVINADQAQQAFAKAPFFKLEYWIPSSYRILAAGEKQDAKLVYEFHTENGGAIDAFTGQPIQLRPGEWLSADSLGVGGMGSAKADRSSMNSNGQVLTPEERQEVERTEKLLQQDEAIAAVKRWIDVPASLTLRSANLSKDWRNADQRIWSFDWSNTDSTDKKDGTPQYLSARVDAKNGELLGFSLSNSQTGNNEVKLDRAAAQKLAEEFLNRVQPERFKEVAIDQEDDALLSKIPPEPANNQAFNYRRVVNGVSFPANGMIVNVDPVTGIITNFELDWADYNLPSVSGVLSKEKAVGSFLMERPLTLSYVRIYSNGIPGGLRLVYLPVAQYRGVANSNILDAKTGELLDYQGQPIEKGPKPFDFTDLNGVDGAQEITVLGQAGLFGDYGNSFKPSESMSIDSLLRAMYLSRYGLWGNSNLTDQEIMEKVKDLGWLKEDLKPGDPVSRELLAKVLLRYIQLNRIAELKNIYKVDFQDADQISADVLGYVAITTSSGMIKVNGQTFAPAEKVSRAEAATALFRTLGWRN from the coding sequence ATGAAAAAAACGTGGCGCTCTTTCCTGGCCATGTTTGTAGTTGCTGTTTTGCTGGTACCGGCGGTTTCACCCCTGGCTTTGGCTGGTGAAACGAATATGATAGCAGTTGGAGGCCTGGCTAAGCCGCAAATAAATCTGGAAAAAGCTATTCAGATCGTTAAGGCAAATTTCGAAGTGCCTAGTGACTATACTGACTTTACTTCGAGTTACAATACTTATGATGACAGGCAAGTTTGGGCTTTGCGTTGGAGCGGTACAGCGGAACAACCAGGAGAGTTTGCAGCTGAGGTTAATGCTGTCAACGGGGATATTGTCAGCATGAATTATTGGAACAATGAAGATCAATCCACCAATAGTTCACTGATCCCAGCGATCACAAAAGAAGGAGCTCAAGAAATCAGTGACAAGCTGTTAAGCCGTTTGTTAGGGAAACGGGCAGAGGAGTTAAAGTTTGTTCCTAATGATCAGGAAATTTTGCCTTTAGGCTATGGTCCATTCAATTATTCCCTGCAATATCAGAGACTCATTAATGGTGTGCCTTTCCTCAGCAACGGAGCAAATGTACAAGTTTCAAGCGCGGACGGACACATTACTTCCTATAACCTGACTTGGAACGAGGTTACTGCCCCTGATGCCAATGGCGTCATTAATGCCGACCAGGCACAACAGGCCTTTGCAAAGGCCCCCTTCTTTAAATTGGAATACTGGATTCCCTCGTCCTACAGAATATTGGCAGCCGGGGAAAAGCAGGATGCCAAGCTTGTATACGAATTCCACACGGAAAACGGAGGCGCAATTGATGCTTTCACAGGTCAGCCGATTCAGTTGAGACCAGGGGAGTGGCTCTCTGCAGACTCTCTTGGAGTCGGTGGCATGGGCAGTGCTAAGGCAGATAGATCCAGCATGAACTCAAATGGGCAAGTGCTGACTCCTGAAGAACGTCAAGAAGTTGAACGGACTGAGAAACTCCTGCAGCAAGATGAAGCTATTGCAGCGGTGAAGCGCTGGATTGACGTTCCTGCTTCCTTGACCTTGCGCAGTGCAAATTTAAGCAAAGATTGGCGCAATGCTGATCAGCGTATTTGGAGCTTTGACTGGAGTAATACTGACAGCACGGATAAGAAAGACGGAACTCCTCAATATTTAAGTGCTAGGGTTGACGCTAAAAATGGCGAGTTGCTTGGGTTTTCCCTTTCCAATTCACAGACAGGCAATAATGAAGTTAAGCTGGACCGGGCTGCTGCTCAAAAACTGGCTGAGGAATTTTTAAATCGTGTCCAGCCTGAACGCTTCAAGGAAGTTGCTATAGATCAAGAAGACGATGCCTTGCTCAGTAAAATACCTCCGGAACCGGCGAATAACCAGGCCTTTAATTATCGTCGGGTGGTCAATGGAGTTAGTTTTCCGGCAAACGGGATGATTGTCAATGTCGATCCTGTGACCGGAATTATCACTAATTTTGAACTCGACTGGGCTGACTATAATTTGCCGAGTGTTTCCGGAGTTCTTAGCAAAGAAAAGGCGGTGGGTTCTTTCCTGATGGAACGCCCTTTGACCTTGTCCTATGTTCGCATCTATTCCAATGGGATACCGGGGGGGTTGCGGTTGGTTTATCTTCCCGTTGCGCAGTATCGTGGTGTTGCCAATTCTAATATTTTGGACGCTAAAACCGGAGAATTATTGGATTATCAGGGCCAGCCTATTGAAAAAGGGCCTAAGCCATTTGATTTCACAGATCTAAATGGAGTTGATGGTGCTCAGGAGATTACCGTACTCGGTCAGGCAGGCTTATTTGGGGATTATGGGAACAGCTTTAAACCCTCAGAAAGCATGAGCATTGATTCACTGCTCCGGGCCATGTATTTAAGCCGCTATGGTTTATGGGGAAATAGTAATCTTACAGATCAAGAAATCATGGAAAAAGTCAAAGATCTGGGCTGGCTGAAGGAAGACCTTAAACCAGGAGATCCGGTCAGCCGTGAGCTTTTAGCAAAAGTTCTGCTGCGTTACATTCAATTGAACAGAATTGCAGAACTTAAGAATATTTATAAAGTCGACTTCCAAGATGCTGACCAAATCAGTGCGGATGTCTTAGGCTATGTCGCCATCACTACCAGCAGCGGTATGATCAAGGTTAACGGACAAACCTTTGCACCTGCAGAAAAAGTCAGCCGTGCCGAAGCTGCCACTGCCCTCTTCAGGACATTAGGCTGGCGCAATTAA
- a CDS encoding phosphate ABC transporter ATP-binding protein, producing the protein MNQHLILKNLSVAVGTVEILKTVNLAIPPNKVLAVIGPSGCGKTTLLRTINRLIEEESQAKVSGEILFKGKPIQQIPLAKLRKDIGLVFQQPLPFPMSIYNNLAYALKYHGVKGKSSLAEIIEATLKLCGLYEEVKDHLTMSALKLSGGQQQRLCIARSLCVEPEVLLMDEPCSSLDIHNTKLIEDLILKLSAHYTIVIVTHNLQQARRIADYTAFFLEGRLIEMNTTKEFFTNPQAEASKQYLEGLFG; encoded by the coding sequence ATGAACCAGCACCTAATTCTGAAGAATTTAAGTGTCGCTGTCGGTACTGTGGAAATACTAAAAACCGTAAACCTGGCCATTCCCCCAAATAAAGTATTAGCGGTTATCGGCCCTTCCGGCTGCGGCAAAACCACCTTGCTCAGGACTATCAACCGGCTCATTGAGGAAGAAAGCCAGGCCAAAGTATCCGGTGAGATCCTTTTCAAGGGTAAGCCCATCCAGCAGATACCCCTGGCTAAATTACGAAAGGACATTGGACTGGTTTTCCAGCAGCCCCTGCCCTTTCCTATGTCCATATATAATAATCTGGCCTATGCTTTGAAATATCATGGTGTAAAAGGTAAAAGCAGCTTAGCTGAAATTATTGAAGCAACCTTAAAATTGTGCGGTCTCTATGAGGAAGTCAAAGATCATTTAACCATGTCTGCCCTTAAGCTTTCAGGGGGCCAGCAGCAAAGACTCTGTATCGCCCGCTCTTTATGTGTGGAACCCGAAGTTTTATTGATGGATGAGCCCTGTTCATCCCTGGATATCCATAATACGAAACTCATTGAAGACTTGATCTTAAAACTCTCCGCCCACTATACCATCGTTATTGTCACTCATAATTTACAGCAAGCCCGAAGAATTGCCGATTACACAGCTTTCTTTTTGGAAGGCAGGCTTATAGAGATGAATACGACCAAGGAATTTTTCACAAATCCCCAAGCCGAAGCAAGCAAACAATACCTGGAGGGATTATTCGGCTAA
- a CDS encoding DUF2500 domain-containing protein translates to MFNVMPGFMMIFFVLVFGIVIFGIVKGIGQWKYNNTQPVLDITAKVTGKRTNTSSSFHGGVGETGTHHSHSSTTYYVTFEVESGDRMEFMVNGREYGLLADNDSGMLRFQGTRFLGFTRSK, encoded by the coding sequence ATGTTTAATGTAATGCCGGGGTTTATGATGATATTTTTTGTCTTAGTATTCGGCATAGTTATATTCGGAATAGTAAAGGGAATCGGACAATGGAAATACAACAACACACAGCCGGTATTAGATATAACGGCCAAGGTTACAGGGAAGAGAACGAATACCTCAAGTAGTTTTCACGGCGGTGTGGGAGAAACCGGGACACATCATAGTCATTCCAGTACGACTTATTATGTTACCTTTGAGGTCGAAAGCGGGGATCGAATGGAATTTATGGTAAATGGCCGCGAGTATGGTCTGCTTGCCGATAATGACTCTGGAATGCTTAGATTTCAAGGGACAAGGTTCTTAGGCTTTACCCGGAGTAAATAG
- a CDS encoding DinB family protein: MRDINERLNYLIQTVPAKAGQYSEQEFSARKDGGWSKKEIMGHLCDSASNNCHRLIRIQFEKQPFVIVPYDQNNWVLMQDYHGMPLDEIISLWTVLNKHILRVISKIPDEKLGYVCDLGDNKSCTLLEWVQDYLGHLEHHLKQIFGISEL; the protein is encoded by the coding sequence ATGAGAGATATTAACGAAAGGCTTAACTACTTAATTCAAACAGTACCGGCAAAGGCCGGACAGTATTCGGAGCAGGAATTTTCAGCCCGCAAAGATGGCGGGTGGTCGAAAAAGGAAATCATGGGCCATTTGTGTGATTCTGCAAGCAACAATTGTCACAGGCTCATTAGAATTCAGTTTGAGAAGCAGCCCTTTGTGATAGTGCCTTATGACCAAAACAACTGGGTATTGATGCAGGATTATCATGGCATGCCGCTGGATGAGATTATTTCCCTCTGGACGGTTTTAAATAAACATATCCTTAGAGTTATTTCAAAGATACCGGATGAGAAACTGGGCTATGTGTGCGATCTAGGTGACAATAAATCATGCACTCTCTTGGAGTGGGTTCAGGATTACTTGGGACACCTGGAGCATCACTTGAAACAGATCTTTGGCATCTCGGAACTATGA
- the pstC gene encoding phosphate ABC transporter permease subunit PstC: protein MNQTLEKLFSFLSRLFTAFSATLLFLVIIFIARESLQIFQEVNFLDFISGISWNPLASEPKVGILPMILGTIYVSIVAILISMPIGIGCALELAALENERLKSFCTSVLGVLAGIPSVIYGFIGLLVVVKFLENRLLLAAGESILSGGIVLAVMVLPYIVPTAAETMEKSYRKYKETSLALGVSKSYMLRTLILPQAKGAILTAMILAFSRAMGETMAVMMVIGNSPILPRLLGKGETIPALIALEIGTAGLGSLHYHALFSAGFVLMIFLIFLNALFYLIRKNSPENLR from the coding sequence ATGAATCAGACATTGGAAAAACTATTCAGCTTTTTGAGCAGGCTCTTTACGGCTTTCTCTGCAACTCTGCTTTTCCTGGTAATTATTTTTATTGCCCGGGAAAGCCTGCAGATTTTCCAGGAAGTCAATTTCTTGGACTTTATCAGCGGAATCAGCTGGAATCCCTTGGCCTCTGAACCCAAAGTCGGTATTCTGCCCATGATTTTAGGAACAATTTATGTCTCTATCGTTGCCATCCTAATCTCTATGCCCATAGGTATCGGCTGTGCCTTGGAATTAGCGGCTCTTGAAAATGAACGCCTCAAGAGCTTTTGCACTTCCGTCTTAGGAGTGCTGGCGGGAATCCCCTCCGTTATTTATGGCTTCATCGGTCTCTTGGTTGTCGTGAAATTCCTTGAGAATAGGCTCCTCCTGGCCGCCGGTGAATCCATCCTTAGCGGAGGAATTGTTCTGGCCGTCATGGTTTTACCCTACATCGTTCCCACCGCCGCCGAAACCATGGAAAAATCCTACAGGAAATATAAGGAAACCTCTCTAGCCTTAGGTGTTTCCAAGAGCTATATGTTGAGAACATTAATCCTGCCCCAAGCCAAGGGCGCCATATTAACCGCCATGATCTTAGCCTTTTCCAGGGCTATGGGAGAAACTATGGCTGTAATGATGGTCATCGGCAATTCACCTATTCTTCCCCGACTCCTCGGGAAAGGCGAAACCATTCCCGCACTGATCGCTTTGGAAATAGGGACTGCAGGACTGGGAAGCCTGCATTACCATGCCCTCTTTTCCGCAGGGTTTGTCCTGATGATATTCCTGATTTTCCTGAACGCTCTTTTTTATTTGATTAGAAAGAACTCACCTGAAAATCTCCGCTAA
- a CDS encoding PstA family ABC transporter permease, which produces MRARNVMLRFWSVLSTVLSLGLLVFLLAFVFIKAQGVITPNFILTKPAGFPVGSAGGIWPAIAGSLLVTLIAGLSAGILAFFAAVYMVFYCKSLRILLILNLIIQCIAGIPSIVLGLFGYAFLVIKLKLGLSLLASGLTLAIMIFPFIQIRLQKLFQETGKQLLEASASLGVSQAYTIFNLLLPLYRKQILAIVTLASGFAMGAAAPVMLTGCMMNAPVPKSITSPFMSLPYHLYVLIGQGISLEYAYGTAFILMVLVLGLNLLAALPAILRIRGRS; this is translated from the coding sequence ATGAGGGCAAGAAATGTAATGTTAAGGTTCTGGTCTGTTTTAAGCACAGTTCTCTCCCTAGGCCTGCTGGTTTTTTTATTAGCTTTTGTTTTTATTAAAGCTCAAGGTGTTATAACTCCCAACTTTATTTTGACCAAACCGGCAGGCTTTCCCGTGGGCTCGGCTGGAGGAATCTGGCCGGCCATTGCCGGAAGTCTGCTGGTAACATTGATCGCCGGTCTCTCTGCAGGTATCCTGGCCTTTTTTGCGGCAGTCTATATGGTCTTTTACTGCAAAAGTCTCCGGATTCTGCTCATACTTAACCTAATTATTCAATGCATTGCCGGTATTCCCTCCATTGTCTTGGGACTTTTCGGCTATGCCTTTTTAGTGATTAAGCTGAAACTGGGTTTATCCCTCCTGGCTTCCGGCCTGACTCTGGCCATTATGATTTTTCCCTTTATTCAAATCAGGCTGCAAAAACTATTTCAGGAGACCGGCAAACAGCTTCTGGAAGCTTCGGCTTCTTTAGGCGTCAGCCAAGCCTACACCATCTTTAACTTGCTCTTGCCCCTGTATAGAAAGCAGATTCTTGCCATTGTCACCCTAGCCTCTGGTTTTGCCATGGGGGCTGCCGCTCCGGTCATGCTGACAGGTTGCATGATGAATGCTCCCGTACCCAAGTCCATAACCTCGCCCTTTATGTCTTTGCCCTATCACCTTTATGTCCTGATCGGTCAGGGAATCTCCTTAGAATACGCTTACGGCACTGCTTTCATTTTGATGGTCTTAGTGTTGGGCCTTAATTTACTGGCGGCCTTACCCGCTATACTGAGAATACGAGGAAGATCATGA
- a CDS encoding VanZ family protein: MRNIDMPASLNKIVRKIAGVLFLVYFSYLLYRLFFFAYSQYFRFSAEDLRFNVIPFKTIMTYMRTVNDDNIDIWFFNLFGNVLAFMPMGFLLPLAFNKLKSAKAIGITTLLISSVLEGIQLISKLGTADIDDVILNTLGGLLGYLVLIICLGLLRKTVELEEK, translated from the coding sequence ATGAGGAACATTGATATGCCTGCCAGTTTAAATAAGATCGTACGAAAAATTGCAGGGGTGCTTTTTCTTGTTTATTTTAGCTATCTGCTGTACCGGCTTTTCTTTTTTGCTTACAGTCAATACTTTAGGTTTTCTGCGGAGGATCTGCGGTTTAATGTAATTCCATTCAAAACAATCATGACATATATGAGAACGGTTAATGACGATAACATTGATATCTGGTTTTTTAACTTGTTTGGGAATGTATTAGCTTTTATGCCGATGGGATTTCTCCTGCCCCTTGCTTTTAATAAGCTCAAAAGTGCCAAAGCCATTGGGATTACTACCTTGCTTATAAGTTCTGTCCTGGAAGGAATACAGCTAATTTCAAAACTTGGGACGGCGGATATCGATGATGTTATTTTAAATACATTAGGGGGCCTTCTGGGCTACCTGGTGCTGATTATATGTTTAGGGCTGCTGAGAAAAACAGTGGAGTTGGAAGAAAAGTAA
- a CDS encoding phosphate ABC transporter substrate-binding protein PstS family protein — MKKNLLPAILLMVSLALSLVGCSNSTGAAKPAEDGKDQFKSEMKFYGSTTLAPVLSQLSTNFNEHYGTWDKVDSQFDKKDIAIYVSGAGSSAGVKSVIDGVSDFGMASRQVSAEEKAKIEGYQEFKLGMDALTISVNPKNNLTKLKDSLTSDEIKKIFSGEFKTWHDVDSSLPAAEIVVVTRDIGGGAHEVFQKAIMGDTQVRADVIQAPSMGALVTKIMENENAIGYASYGMVNQNKGKLTPFKVDGIEPSAENILNGTYKISRPLIVLKKGTMLPQEKAFMDYVVSGEGMDVIEKLGFVPNK, encoded by the coding sequence ATGAAGAAAAACCTATTACCCGCAATCCTTTTGATGGTTTCTCTGGCCTTAAGTTTAGTGGGGTGTTCCAACTCAACAGGAGCTGCAAAGCCTGCCGAGGACGGCAAAGACCAATTCAAATCAGAAATGAAATTTTACGGCTCAACAACCTTAGCACCCGTCCTATCCCAGTTATCCACGAATTTTAATGAGCACTACGGAACTTGGGATAAAGTTGACAGCCAATTTGATAAAAAGGATATCGCCATCTACGTATCCGGTGCGGGTTCAAGTGCCGGGGTCAAATCCGTGATTGATGGGGTCAGTGACTTCGGTATGGCTTCCAGGCAGGTATCCGCTGAGGAAAAAGCCAAGATCGAAGGCTATCAGGAATTCAAGCTAGGCATGGATGCTTTAACTATTTCCGTGAACCCTAAGAACAATCTGACTAAATTAAAAGACTCCCTGACCAGCGACGAAATCAAAAAAATATTCTCCGGGGAATTTAAAACTTGGCACGATGTGGATTCTTCCTTGCCGGCAGCGGAAATTGTGGTCGTCACCCGGGATATCGGGGGCGGAGCCCACGAGGTTTTCCAAAAAGCGATTATGGGAGACACCCAGGTCCGGGCTGATGTCATCCAAGCCCCTTCTATGGGAGCCTTGGTTACTAAAATCATGGAAAATGAAAATGCTATAGGCTACGCTTCCTATGGCATGGTTAATCAAAACAAAGGAAAACTGACGCCTTTTAAAGTTGACGGGATAGAGCCGTCTGCGGAAAATATCTTAAATGGTACCTACAAAATATCCAGACCTCTGATTGTCCTTAAAAAAGGAACTATGCTGCCTCAAGAAAAAGCCTTCATGGATTATGTTGTTTCCGGGGAGGGAATGGATGTCATCGAGAAATTGGGCTTTGTCCCCAATAAATAA
- a CDS encoding glycoside hydrolase family 113, translating to MTRGFSVSLKRYKLRYIALTVLIIAAIFVKEILIDIVYIEKQYEKNRIITPWGEKIKSGNLSVDYTIEQALLDVERLGLNTVNVPVRIDIPSLTANGAVINEESKKKAIQLIKKLRFRGINIILEPYPYIKNGELYETQLNPSNKNEWFTNWEQEVLAPLIREIAKPYKVYALCIGSNFDQFEQEYKAWAGIADFVRSAYPGRITYKTNWWYTAEWDTQKNGLYDTYTAKLNNPVLEKVDFISVAAYFELTDQETNTVKNLVSSIYSTQIFQRHQNVYDELKKLSTQWNKPVFFGELGFPKRNMAAVHPWDPEPSKIVNGQEQANGFQAYKEVFEKESWILGFSVFAIGKDDEFKNYYPSDQSISVINSWYR from the coding sequence GTGACAAGAGGATTTTCGGTATCTCTAAAACGATATAAACTAAGGTATATTGCCTTAACGGTATTGATCATTGCAGCAATCTTTGTGAAAGAAATTTTAATCGATATCGTTTATATAGAAAAGCAGTATGAGAAAAATAGGATTATTACCCCGTGGGGTGAAAAGATAAAATCAGGAAATCTTTCTGTTGATTACACTATCGAACAGGCTTTGCTGGACGTTGAGCGCCTGGGATTAAACACAGTTAACGTACCGGTTCGGATCGACATTCCCTCCTTAACTGCTAATGGGGCGGTGATAAACGAAGAAAGCAAAAAGAAGGCAATTCAGTTAATTAAAAAACTAAGGTTCCGCGGAATTAATATTATTCTAGAGCCTTATCCCTACATAAAAAACGGTGAACTTTATGAGACGCAATTGAATCCTAGTAATAAAAACGAATGGTTCACTAATTGGGAACAGGAAGTACTCGCCCCACTGATCCGGGAGATAGCTAAGCCGTATAAAGTTTACGCCCTATGTATAGGATCGAATTTTGATCAATTTGAACAGGAATATAAAGCCTGGGCTGGCATTGCTGATTTTGTCAGATCGGCTTATCCCGGTCGTATCACTTATAAAACCAACTGGTGGTATACAGCCGAGTGGGATACGCAGAAGAACGGATTATATGACACCTACACAGCTAAATTGAATAATCCCGTCTTGGAAAAGGTAGATTTCATATCAGTGGCAGCGTATTTTGAATTAACCGATCAAGAGACCAACACTGTGAAAAATTTGGTCAGCTCCATTTACAGTACTCAAATATTCCAAAGGCACCAAAATGTTTATGATGAACTCAAGAAACTATCGACGCAATGGAATAAGCCAGTTTTTTTCGGAGAACTAGGCTTTCCCAAACGGAATATGGCGGCGGTTCATCCCTGGGACCCGGAGCCATCTAAAATAGTCAATGGGCAAGAACAGGCCAATGGTTTTCAAGCATATAAAGAAGTCTTTGAAAAAGAGAGCTGGATTCTAGGTTTTTCTGTATTTGCCATTGGGAAAGATGATGAGTTTAAGAATTATTATCCAAGTGATCAAAGTATTAGTGTCATAAACAGTTGGTACCGGTAA